One window from the genome of Paenibacillus azoreducens encodes:
- a CDS encoding GNAT family N-acetyltransferase has translation MDYKISQDNLLPLDPADSLDLSRAEFAVWERYCSVYYSQAADGFHRLTGLSVLLPEGYAPFWLKQGDRLLGGVALSDSGIRNLFTVPPFETSPGLIKRITQAMRQMGERELPLQALDVPEGQEDAYIRAGFWPEPYRYRWMLRPTSAYTGLAEQNIICRPVEAALDSDEPRLKLEREIGLFLFKHVYGEPEKKFGIPAGIFSGIEHHEGDNPGAAAGSFSAVLSNLRKYAGYSPKSALTASCLLYDAATHALIGVCLIETAEDRIPSIYVLAVHSSYRGQGLGAKMLRYVLTLLEKTGESYLRVKVMHGHPLESLCYSCGFLPGPFFNPVMTLS, from the coding sequence ATGGACTATAAAATAAGTCAGGATAATTTGCTTCCTCTTGATCCCGCTGACTCGCTGGATTTAAGCCGTGCTGAATTCGCAGTGTGGGAGCGGTACTGCTCTGTTTATTACAGTCAGGCTGCAGACGGCTTTCACCGGCTGACCGGACTCTCCGTGCTTCTGCCCGAGGGGTATGCGCCTTTTTGGCTTAAGCAAGGTGATCGGCTTCTGGGAGGGGTTGCGCTCTCGGATAGCGGAATTCGTAATCTGTTTACGGTCCCTCCATTTGAGACGAGTCCCGGGCTGATTAAACGGATTACCCAAGCCATGCGGCAAATGGGGGAACGGGAGCTGCCTCTTCAAGCCTTGGATGTGCCGGAAGGTCAAGAGGATGCGTACATCAGAGCGGGTTTTTGGCCGGAGCCATACCGCTACCGCTGGATGCTGCGTCCTACTTCCGCTTATACCGGTTTGGCAGAACAAAATATCATTTGCCGCCCGGTCGAGGCGGCTCTGGATTCCGATGAACCGAGGCTGAAGCTGGAACGGGAGATTGGTTTATTTTTGTTTAAACATGTTTATGGAGAGCCCGAAAAGAAATTTGGCATCCCTGCGGGCATATTCTCTGGAATTGAACATCATGAAGGAGACAATCCGGGGGCGGCTGCGGGTTCATTCTCTGCCGTTCTGTCTAATCTTCGCAAGTATGCCGGATATAGTCCGAAAAGCGCTCTCACAGCTTCCTGCCTGCTTTATGATGCCGCTACACATGCGTTGATCGGTGTCTGTTTAATCGAAACGGCGGAAGACCGCATTCCTTCCATTTACGTGCTTGCCGTACATTCGTCTTATAGGGGCCAGGGACTGGGTGCCAAGATGCTAAGGTATGTTTTGACCCTTCTAGAGAAGACGGGAGAATCTTATTTGCGGGTCAAAGTCATGCACGGGCATCCGCTCGAATCTTTATGCTACAGCTGCGGATTTCTGCCGGGGCCTTTTTTTAACCCTGTGATGACGCTTTCATGA
- a CDS encoding quinone oxidoreductase family protein, with product MKAVVVEALGSAEHMKCIDIPKPTISAKQVLIRVHTASVNFADIKSRYGKKGAAKLPFVPGLEASGIVEEVGADVTAFRKGDRVLAFPHNGSYAEYIAADELLTFAVPEGIGLELAGACGIVSFLSCKLLTEVARMQTGENIMVHAAAGGVGTTAIQIAKAMGAGLVIGTVGHENKIPAAQKAGADHVISAEHQKIAEQVLDVTGGRGVNIVLDSVGGELTRESLNVLAKYGRLIIFGNSSGEYSQIGTGDLHASCRSVLGYSLGTTRKERPESLRETAATVFGLLESGKLNIHIGRTFPLHDAALAHDWVESRQSTGKVILSVSTN from the coding sequence ATGAAGGCTGTTGTTGTTGAAGCATTGGGTTCAGCTGAGCATATGAAATGCATTGATATTCCTAAACCGACCATTTCCGCTAAACAGGTTCTAATCCGCGTGCACACGGCCAGCGTTAATTTTGCCGATATCAAATCGCGGTATGGCAAGAAGGGCGCAGCTAAACTTCCGTTTGTACCGGGTTTGGAAGCTTCCGGGATTGTGGAAGAAGTCGGTGCGGATGTGACTGCCTTCCGCAAAGGCGACAGGGTATTGGCTTTCCCTCATAACGGTTCTTATGCCGAATATATCGCGGCGGACGAGCTTTTGACTTTTGCGGTACCGGAAGGCATCGGACTCGAACTGGCCGGTGCATGCGGTATCGTCTCCTTTCTTTCCTGCAAGCTGCTGACGGAAGTGGCCCGGATGCAGACCGGCGAAAACATCATGGTTCACGCCGCGGCAGGCGGTGTGGGAACTACGGCGATTCAGATCGCCAAAGCGATGGGAGCGGGGTTAGTCATAGGGACCGTCGGCCACGAGAACAAAATCCCGGCAGCCCAAAAAGCCGGAGCGGATCATGTAATCTCTGCTGAACATCAAAAAATCGCCGAACAAGTGCTTGATGTAACAGGCGGCCGTGGGGTAAACATTGTCCTCGACTCCGTAGGCGGGGAGTTGACGCGGGAGAGCCTGAACGTTTTGGCCAAGTATGGACGGCTTATCATTTTCGGCAATTCCAGCGGGGAGTACAGCCAAATCGGAACCGGTGATCTGCATGCCAGCTGCCGTTCCGTACTCGGATACAGTCTGGGAACAACCCGTAAAGAACGTCCGGAATCGCTCCGGGAAACCGCGGCAACCGTATTTGGGCTGTTGGAATCCGGAAAGCTGAATATTCATATTGGCAGGACCTTCCCGCTGCATGATGCAGCCTTGGCTCATGATTGGGTGGAAAGCAGACAAAGCACCGGAAAAGTAATCTTATCCGTGTCAACTAACTAA
- a CDS encoding DinB family protein, whose amino-acid sequence MYTKQEKLEAYAEWITFAQSLMDLPEEKWTGPIAEGKWSPRDIVSHIMLWDKYFLENAVCPMAEHRPMTLKNQDFNEFNRDAAAYGLTQSKEALISQTVDARQQLLEVLQNIPEAEYAYKYEDTLSVDEYLLDFYEHDRHHMAQIKGYITATA is encoded by the coding sequence ATGTATACGAAGCAGGAGAAACTGGAAGCTTATGCGGAATGGATAACGTTTGCCCAATCATTGATGGATCTGCCTGAGGAGAAGTGGACGGGACCGATCGCGGAAGGCAAATGGTCGCCGCGGGATATTGTCAGCCACATCATGCTTTGGGACAAATATTTTCTGGAGAATGCCGTGTGCCCGATGGCCGAACATCGGCCCATGACATTGAAAAATCAAGATTTCAACGAATTCAACCGCGATGCGGCTGCTTACGGGCTGACGCAAAGCAAGGAAGCTTTGATTTCGCAAACCGTGGATGCACGGCAGCAGTTGCTTGAAGTGCTGCAAAACATTCCGGAAGCGGAATACGCCTATAAATATGAGGATACATTATCCGTCGATGAGTATTTGCTGGATTTTTACGAACATGACCGGCATCATATGGCGCAAATCAAAGGATACATAACAGCCACTGCATAA
- a CDS encoding nucleotidyltransferase family protein, protein MKALILAAGYATRLYPLTRNLPKSLLPLGDLTVLDLIIRKMEDVASITEIIIVSNAKFYAAFGKWMESRSFKKTVKIINDGSTSEQNRLGAIGDIGFAIESEGIDEDLLVCAGDNVFTFDLNSYVEYFLREQKDCILVQRMQDQDELRRVGVAELDASQRVLSFKEKPAQPKTDVGVFAIYLYRKETLPLFRDYLQAGHEPDAPGHFPEWLSRIKEMKAFFAEGTSYDLGTHEAYRKMRNLMDNKQQ, encoded by the coding sequence ATGAAAGCTCTTATTCTGGCTGCGGGTTATGCGACAAGATTGTATCCGCTGACCCGCAACTTGCCGAAATCCCTGCTCCCTTTAGGCGATCTAACGGTATTGGACCTGATCATACGCAAAATGGAGGACGTTGCTTCCATTACAGAAATCATTATTGTATCCAACGCCAAATTTTATGCAGCTTTTGGGAAATGGATGGAATCCCGTTCTTTCAAAAAAACCGTAAAAATCATCAATGACGGCTCCACTTCCGAACAGAATCGGCTTGGAGCCATCGGCGATATCGGGTTTGCGATCGAAAGCGAAGGCATCGACGAGGATTTGCTCGTGTGCGCAGGCGATAATGTGTTTACGTTTGATTTGAACTCGTATGTGGAGTATTTTTTGCGGGAGCAGAAGGACTGCATCCTTGTTCAGCGCATGCAGGATCAGGATGAACTAAGAAGAGTGGGCGTGGCGGAACTGGATGCTTCGCAGCGGGTGCTGTCGTTTAAGGAAAAGCCGGCGCAGCCCAAAACGGATGTCGGAGTGTTTGCGATTTATCTGTACCGGAAAGAGACGCTGCCTTTATTCAGGGATTATTTGCAGGCTGGTCATGAGCCGGATGCACCCGGCCATTTTCCGGAATGGCTGTCGCGCATAAAAGAAATGAAGGCATTTTTTGCCGAGGGAACCAGCTATGATCTGGGCACGCATGAAGCTTACCGGAAGATGAGGAACTTAATGGACAATAAACAGCAATAG
- a CDS encoding ABC transporter permease subunit: MNMPLYGQMLKNHLRTMTSYAFGSAFYILLMFGIYPSIMEQSASLNELIASMPEGIGRAFGLENGFGTVDSFISGEYYGLLFVLILSIFSIMTSTQLMARLVDQGSMAYLLSAPTTRVKVALTQAVVLLTGLLVITAVTTLAGYGGYAWFIGNLSDFDSKAFLQLNIGAFLLFFAVCGISFFISAVSNDEKRALGISGVIVFGFFSLNLLGKISDQLAWMKNISLFSLFNTAEIVKGTVHWGPVVAILLGVGLAGFAAGVILFRKRSLLL; encoded by the coding sequence ATGAATATGCCGTTATATGGACAAATGCTGAAAAATCACCTGCGTACGATGACGAGTTATGCTTTTGGTTCGGCTTTTTATATTTTGCTGATGTTCGGAATCTACCCAAGCATCATGGAACAGTCGGCAAGCTTGAACGAGCTTATTGCATCCATGCCTGAAGGAATCGGCAGGGCGTTTGGACTGGAGAATGGTTTCGGCACCGTTGATTCTTTTATTTCCGGAGAATATTACGGACTGCTGTTTGTGCTTATTCTTTCCATATTCAGCATCATGACTTCCACCCAATTGATGGCCCGGCTCGTTGATCAAGGCTCCATGGCATATCTGCTGTCCGCGCCAACGACGCGCGTTAAAGTGGCTTTGACCCAAGCTGTCGTTCTCCTTACAGGCTTGCTGGTCATTACGGCGGTGACGACGCTTGCCGGTTACGGAGGGTACGCGTGGTTTATCGGGAACCTCTCCGATTTTGATTCCAAAGCATTTTTACAGCTGAACATTGGCGCGTTTTTGCTTTTTTTCGCGGTTTGCGGCATCAGCTTTTTTATTTCGGCGGTTTCGAATGATGAGAAAAGGGCGCTCGGAATCTCCGGCGTGATCGTATTCGGTTTTTTCAGCCTGAATCTATTGGGTAAGATCAGCGATCAGCTGGCTTGGATGAAAAATATTTCCCTGTTTTCGCTCTTTAATACCGCAGAGATCGTCAAAGGCACGGTTCACTGGGGTCCGGTGGTTGCCATTTTGCTGGGCGTCGGTTTGGCCGGTTTTGCCGCGGGCGTGATTCTTTTCAGAAAAAGAAGCTTGCTGCTGTAA
- a CDS encoding ABC transporter ATP-binding protein, with product MLTVSHVTKVFPGGKGIYDVSFTVHKGEVFGFLGPNGAGKSTTIRHIMGFMKPEKGYVQIHGLDTWKDQGKFQKLVGYLPGEIAFMEGMTGKSFLDFLAGLRGGVNPQRRAELIQRLQFDDRTPIRKMSKGMKQKVGIVAAFMHEPEVIILDEPTSGLDPLMQKVFIELVLEEKAKGTTFLMSSHSFPEIERTCDRAAIIKDGRIIAVKNIHELQAVQRKLFEVTFEYEADRDAFLASGLNVDSYKGNQVRVSVQGDYNHFVRETAKYQIRSIDVFSQNLEDIFMDYYDREGRGLI from the coding sequence ATGCTAACGGTGTCACATGTAACCAAAGTATTTCCGGGCGGTAAAGGGATTTACGACGTCTCTTTTACCGTCCACAAAGGGGAGGTATTCGGATTTCTCGGCCCTAACGGGGCGGGCAAGTCAACAACGATCCGCCATATTATGGGTTTTATGAAGCCGGAGAAAGGATACGTCCAAATCCATGGCTTGGATACCTGGAAGGATCAAGGCAAATTTCAGAAGCTGGTTGGGTATTTGCCGGGAGAGATCGCATTTATGGAAGGGATGACGGGCAAATCTTTTCTAGACTTCTTAGCTGGTTTACGGGGCGGAGTCAACCCGCAGCGCAGGGCCGAATTGATCCAAAGATTGCAATTTGATGACAGAACCCCGATTCGTAAAATGTCCAAAGGCATGAAGCAGAAGGTGGGTATCGTCGCCGCTTTTATGCATGAGCCTGAGGTGATCATTTTGGATGAACCGACGTCAGGTTTGGACCCGCTGATGCAGAAGGTGTTTATCGAACTGGTTCTTGAGGAAAAAGCGAAAGGCACCACCTTTCTGATGTCTTCCCACAGCTTTCCGGAAATCGAGCGCACATGCGACCGGGCGGCGATCATTAAAGACGGAAGGATCATTGCCGTCAAAAATATCCATGAACTGCAGGCGGTGCAGCGGAAGCTGTTTGAAGTTACTTTCGAATATGAAGCGGACCGGGATGCGTTTCTTGCCAGCGGCCTGAACGTCGATTCCTATAAAGGCAATCAGGTGCGCGTGTCGGTGCAGGGCGACTATAACCATTTTGTCAGGGAAACAGCGAAATACCAAATCCGCAGCATCGATGTGTTTAGCCAAAATTTAGAGGATATATTTATGGATTATTATGACCGGGAAGGAAGAGGTCTGATATGA
- a CDS encoding TetR/AcrR family transcriptional regulator → MNGFERRARQIKGKIKETTLNMLSTSSMKEIRIADIARKAGVSQVTIYNYFGSKEALIREIFLEFMESILDEFEAVVTGEAALKEKIEFIILQKKKNSHSFHPSVIAELMENDSEVRVMVQKNYEERSLPLVVELLTKSKANGEISNDISIDTVMLYLNMLYESSHRMLESIQYEEDQEKLIEEMVQVFFYGICGPQTQK, encoded by the coding sequence ATGAATGGTTTTGAGCGTAGAGCAAGGCAAATTAAGGGCAAAATTAAAGAAACCACTTTAAACATGTTATCCACGTCCAGCATGAAGGAAATCCGAATTGCGGATATCGCCAGGAAAGCCGGGGTTTCCCAGGTAACGATTTATAATTATTTCGGCAGCAAAGAAGCTTTGATCCGGGAAATCTTTCTGGAATTCATGGAATCGATTTTGGACGAATTCGAGGCGGTTGTAACTGGGGAAGCCGCATTAAAAGAAAAAATCGAATTCATCATTTTGCAAAAGAAAAAAAACTCCCATTCTTTTCATCCCTCCGTCATTGCGGAGCTGATGGAAAATGATTCTGAAGTCCGGGTTATGGTGCAAAAAAATTATGAAGAGCGCAGCTTGCCTTTAGTTGTCGAACTTCTAACCAAAAGCAAGGCAAACGGGGAGATTTCAAACGATATTTCCATCGATACGGTCATGCTCTATCTGAATATGCTTTATGAATCCTCGCATCGTATGCTGGAATCCATTCAGTACGAAGAAGATCAGGAAAAACTGATCGAAGAGATGGTCCAAGTATTTTTTTATGGTATTTGTGGACCGCAGACCCAAAAATGA
- a CDS encoding LTA synthase family protein has protein sequence MLDFTIRSKPKTPVIAVFVLLMLKLLLLRYFFFHGIMWSRIAVDAASLVVLLSLIELITPSKAKGIVYWIFNLLCSFIFFASALYFQHFNTVPTYTALFELKQVGQIKSSVQSTIEPANYLFFVDVVVIALAWAISKLIKRKFSMSTPLRKRWPAVLGVIALAVSIFFIRQDRMITNEVLQAEHLGFFNYQVAAGLRAKEEAAVVAFGNIEETVDKINTQEKNFNYQDQLQKKPKFFGAAKGKNVIVIQMEAFQNFPIHLSVDNQELTPVLNGLAKDSFYFPRVFQQIGQGNTSDAEFMSNTSIYPTATVAMSTGYGDRELPSMPRLLEKRNYEADTFHVNDVKFWDRNKLYPALNFTNYYDKPYYKNDHFNEFGASDEELYKFGIETLSKLHQEHKPFYAQFITVSSHFPFNVPEDRMKITIPDSLKDTQLGNYLAAVNYTDYAIGTLIDQLKQNGMWDDTVLVIYGDHFGLQPQDNDPEMVSQALGIKYDPRVTRFNIPLIIHVPGVQGQEVKRVGGQVDIMPTLANLLGISLKDENFTAFGHDLLNIDHNIIGSRYYLPSGSFFNDEIMYVPGKTFEEGDAVNLDTLDPVEDFSKYRKDYDYNLAQMKLSDEYVKLLPKR, from the coding sequence ATGCTCGACTTTACCATACGTTCAAAACCTAAGACACCAGTCATCGCAGTATTTGTTTTGCTGATGCTGAAACTTTTGCTTCTACGCTATTTTTTCTTCCACGGGATCATGTGGAGCCGCATCGCAGTGGATGCTGCGTCGCTTGTCGTGCTCCTTTCCCTAATCGAGCTCATCACACCTTCCAAAGCGAAAGGAATCGTGTATTGGATATTCAATTTGCTGTGCTCGTTTATCTTTTTTGCATCGGCACTGTACTTCCAGCACTTCAATACCGTGCCGACCTACACCGCCCTGTTCGAGTTAAAGCAGGTGGGACAGATCAAAAGCAGCGTGCAATCCACGATTGAACCGGCAAACTATCTCTTTTTTGTCGACGTCGTTGTGATTGCTCTGGCGTGGGCGATCAGTAAACTGATAAAACGCAAATTCAGCATGTCCACGCCGCTGCGCAAAAGATGGCCGGCTGTACTTGGCGTCATCGCTCTGGCGGTATCCATCTTTTTCATCCGTCAGGACCGCATGATCACCAATGAAGTGCTTCAGGCGGAGCATCTTGGTTTCTTTAATTACCAGGTCGCTGCCGGGCTCAGAGCCAAAGAGGAAGCGGCAGTCGTCGCATTTGGCAATATCGAAGAAACCGTGGACAAAATCAATACCCAGGAAAAAAACTTTAATTACCAGGATCAACTGCAGAAGAAACCGAAGTTTTTCGGAGCGGCCAAAGGCAAAAATGTAATCGTGATCCAGATGGAGGCTTTTCAGAATTTTCCGATCCATCTGTCCGTCGACAATCAGGAACTGACCCCTGTGCTGAATGGTCTGGCCAAGGATAGCTTTTATTTCCCGCGGGTATTCCAGCAGATTGGACAAGGCAACACCTCCGATGCCGAGTTTATGAGCAACACGTCGATCTATCCGACGGCAACGGTCGCCATGTCTACCGGTTACGGTGATCGCGAGCTGCCAAGCATGCCGCGCCTGCTTGAGAAACGAAATTACGAAGCGGATACGTTCCATGTGAACGACGTCAAGTTTTGGGATCGGAACAAGCTGTATCCCGCTTTGAATTTCACCAATTACTACGATAAACCTTATTATAAAAACGATCATTTTAATGAATTTGGAGCTTCCGATGAGGAGTTATACAAATTCGGCATTGAAACTTTGTCCAAGCTGCATCAGGAACATAAACCGTTTTATGCGCAGTTTATTACCGTATCAAGCCATTTCCCGTTCAATGTGCCGGAAGACCGGATGAAAATAACGATTCCGGATTCCCTAAAAGACACGCAGCTCGGCAATTATCTGGCGGCTGTCAATTATACGGATTATGCGATCGGAACTTTGATTGACCAGCTGAAGCAAAACGGAATGTGGGACGATACCGTGCTCGTCATTTATGGCGACCATTTCGGCCTGCAGCCGCAGGACAACGATCCGGAAATGGTCAGTCAGGCGCTCGGCATCAAATATGATCCGCGGGTCACACGTTTTAATATTCCGCTCATTATCCATGTGCCCGGTGTGCAAGGCCAGGAAGTGAAGCGGGTCGGCGGACAGGTAGACATTATGCCGACGCTTGCCAACCTGCTTGGAATCTCGCTGAAAGACGAGAATTTCACCGCTTTCGGCCATGACCTGCTTAACATCGATCACAACATCATAGGCAGCCGTTATTATTTGCCGAGCGGTTCCTTCTTTAATGATGAAATCATGTACGTCCCGGGCAAAACGTTTGAGGAAGGCGACGCGGTCAATCTGGACACGCTGGATCCTGTCGAAGACTTCTCCAAATACCGTAAAGATTATGATTACAACTTGGCGCAGATGAAACTTTCGGACGAATACGTCAAGCTTCTGCCTAAACGATAA
- a CDS encoding DeoR/GlpR family DNA-binding transcription regulator translates to MLVAERYDKIVDLVNERGSIRVSELSELCGVTEETIRRDLDRLEQQGKLRRSHGGAVSVKETQAEIPYFEREVIHRDEKMRIAKAAVALIEPYDRIALDASSTAWYMASILPDIPLTVLTNSIKVALELSAKEKIEVISTGGILAPRSLSYVGPMAERSLEAYYVDKAFVSCKGVHPERGISESNELQAMVKHKLIKQAAAVYLLADASKIGTQAFTHVAGWEEIGTVITDGHIDAEDARLLKDKGIALIVAAEA, encoded by the coding sequence ATGTTAGTTGCGGAAAGATACGATAAAATCGTGGATCTCGTCAACGAGAGAGGAAGCATCCGGGTATCCGAATTGAGCGAGCTGTGCGGAGTGACCGAAGAGACGATCCGCCGCGATCTGGACCGGTTGGAGCAGCAGGGCAAGCTGCGGCGCAGCCACGGCGGGGCTGTCAGCGTCAAGGAGACGCAGGCCGAAATTCCGTATTTCGAGCGGGAAGTGATACATCGCGATGAGAAGATGCGGATCGCAAAAGCAGCGGTCGCTTTGATTGAGCCGTACGACCGGATCGCGCTGGACGCCAGCTCGACGGCCTGGTACATGGCCTCCATTTTGCCGGATATACCGCTTACGGTGCTGACGAACTCCATCAAGGTCGCGCTTGAGCTGTCCGCCAAGGAAAAAATCGAAGTGATATCGACTGGAGGCATTTTGGCGCCCAGATCCCTTTCTTATGTCGGACCGATGGCCGAACGCAGTCTGGAAGCGTATTATGTCGACAAGGCTTTTGTTTCCTGCAAAGGAGTGCATCCCGAGCGGGGCATCAGCGAGTCGAATGAATTGCAGGCCATGGTGAAGCATAAATTGATCAAGCAGGCGGCTGCCGTGTATCTTTTGGCCGATGCCAGCAAGATCGGAACGCAAGCTTTTACGCATGTGGCCGGATGGGAAGAGATCGGCACCGTTATCACTGACGGCCACATCGATGCCGAGGACGCCAGGCTGCTAAAGGACAAAGGAATCGCGCTGATCGTGGCGGCGGAGGCTTGA
- a CDS encoding LutC/YkgG family protein: MSKSDPAFLARLNRESLEAEKAFIGNIAGRLGRSAVSPAPVHPFRGAPDFWTSYELGREERIARFSDAWQAVGGFAERVSSFSELPEVIASILKAQNAESTIRQNLPELEQLKLDGCLPEMKHHVWEGSDPEGSLRICERASAGIALADYAVAYTGTIVAASSAQKGRSVTLLPNILLAIVPADRMYTRLGEAMSRIATVRAERFPAGVHFISGPSRSSDIENDLTIGVHGPGVAYALIVG, translated from the coding sequence ATGAGCAAATCCGATCCCGCGTTTCTGGCGAGGTTGAATCGGGAGTCGCTGGAAGCTGAGAAGGCCTTTATCGGAAATATCGCAGGCAGGTTGGGGCGTTCCGCCGTCAGCCCTGCTCCGGTGCATCCGTTTCGGGGAGCGCCTGATTTCTGGACTTCTTATGAACTGGGCCGGGAGGAGCGCATCGCCCGTTTCTCAGATGCCTGGCAGGCCGTTGGCGGATTCGCGGAGAGGGTGTCCTCGTTCTCCGAGCTTCCGGAGGTGATCGCATCGATTCTCAAAGCGCAAAATGCTGAGTCCACCATCCGGCAAAACCTGCCGGAGCTTGAGCAGCTGAAACTGGACGGCTGCTTGCCGGAGATGAAGCATCATGTCTGGGAAGGGAGCGATCCGGAAGGTTCCTTGCGGATTTGTGAGAGAGCATCAGCCGGGATTGCGCTTGCCGACTATGCGGTGGCTTACACCGGCACGATCGTCGCCGCTTCTTCGGCGCAAAAAGGACGTTCGGTCACGCTGCTGCCTAACATTTTGCTGGCCATTGTTCCGGCGGACCGCATGTACACCCGTCTCGGAGAGGCCATGAGCCGCATCGCCACAGTCCGCGCAGAACGGTTCCCGGCCGGCGTGCACTTCATATCAGGCCCAAGCCGGTCATCGGATATCGAAAACGACCTGACAATCGGCGTACACGGACCCGGCGTCGCTTACGCTTTGATCGTGGGATGA
- a CDS encoding LutB/LldF family L-lactate oxidation iron-sulfur protein — translation MSKPQGSNVKERAKSALKDEFLTGAVKFTTERLKNSKLAAAAEHGNWEEWRERGRQIRAHTVAHLDYYLSRFIANARAQGVHVHFAPQAKDAARIAIEIAKHKGAKTVVKSKSMVSEEVHINEAFQKIGIESIESDLGEYIIQLADEPPSHIIIPAIHKNRQQIADLLSKEAGETLAPETKVLAGFARRKLRDRFLEADIGLTGCNFGIAETGSIVIFENEGNARMVSTVPKTQITLMGMERIIPSWDDLEVMATLLPRSATGQRLTVYMSGITGPRRMEDGDGPEEMHLIIVDNGRSLQLGDPEFQELLNCIRCGACLNACPVYRHIGGHSYPGTYSGPIGAVLTPALNSNVQQWHDIANASSLCGACYEACPVKIPLHDMLVYLRNRKVERGAAASGEKMAMKGFKLLMGSHTRLKRAVKAGRIGQKLLVRDGYIKSRIGPLGGWTAYRHLPALPARSFREQWTEVSAAAEKSFKPMDEEIKSRMEEIVRGRAQGGHRT, via the coding sequence GTGAGCAAACCGCAGGGGTCTAACGTCAAGGAACGAGCAAAGTCGGCCCTTAAGGATGAATTTTTGACCGGTGCGGTCAAATTTACGACGGAAAGGCTGAAAAACAGCAAACTAGCGGCGGCGGCAGAACATGGCAACTGGGAGGAATGGCGGGAACGGGGGCGGCAGATCCGGGCCCATACAGTGGCGCATCTGGATTATTATTTGAGCCGGTTTATTGCGAACGCCCGCGCGCAGGGCGTACATGTGCATTTTGCTCCGCAGGCGAAAGACGCCGCCCGGATCGCGATCGAAATCGCCAAGCACAAGGGCGCGAAAACAGTGGTGAAATCCAAATCGATGGTGTCGGAAGAGGTTCATATCAATGAAGCCTTTCAAAAGATCGGAATCGAGTCGATCGAAAGCGATCTTGGCGAATACATCATCCAGTTGGCAGATGAACCGCCATCCCATATCATCATTCCGGCCATTCACAAAAACCGGCAGCAAATCGCGGACCTGCTGTCCAAGGAGGCGGGGGAAACGCTGGCGCCGGAGACGAAGGTGTTGGCCGGTTTTGCAAGGCGCAAGCTGCGGGACCGGTTTCTGGAAGCGGATATCGGCCTGACCGGATGCAATTTCGGAATTGCCGAAACAGGCAGCATCGTTATTTTTGAAAATGAAGGCAATGCCCGCATGGTCAGCACGGTTCCGAAAACCCAGATCACGCTTATGGGCATGGAGCGGATTATCCCGAGCTGGGATGATCTGGAGGTGATGGCTACGCTCTTGCCGCGATCGGCAACGGGCCAGCGGCTAACGGTTTACATGTCCGGCATCACGGGACCGAGACGCATGGAGGACGGGGACGGTCCGGAGGAAATGCATCTCATCATCGTGGATAACGGGCGTTCGCTGCAGCTTGGAGACCCGGAATTTCAAGAGCTGCTGAACTGCATCCGGTGCGGCGCTTGCCTGAATGCTTGTCCGGTATACCGGCATATCGGCGGGCACTCCTACCCCGGAACGTACAGCGGTCCGATTGGCGCCGTGCTTACACCTGCGCTGAACAGCAACGTACAGCAATGGCATGACATCGCCAACGCATCAAGCCTTTGCGGCGCCTGTTATGAAGCCTGCCCGGTCAAAATTCCTCTTCACGATATGCTTGTTTACCTGCGAAACCGCAAGGTGGAGCGGGGCGCCGCCGCGTCCGGAGAGAAAATGGCCATGAAGGGCTTCAAGCTGCTGATGGGAAGCCATACACGGCTTAAGCGGGCGGTCAAGGCAGGGCGAATCGGGCAAAAGCTGCTGGTGCGCGATGGTTATATCAAATCACGCATCGGCCCGCTGGGGGGATGGACCGCATACCGCCATCTGCCGGCGTTGCCCGCGCGTTCGTTCAGGGAGCAGTGGACAGAGGTATCCGCCGCAGCCGAGAAGTCGTTTAAACCTATGGATGAAGAAATCAAGTCGCGGATGGAAGAGATTGTCCGGGGACGGGCGCAAGGAGGGCATCGAACATGA